Within the Myxococcota bacterium genome, the region GGCCCAGGTGCTGGTGCTGGCCGCGCTCTCGGTCCAGCTCCAGGAATCGAAGGGCTTCACGCGCGACGACTACGCGCGCCGGCACCCGGCGGGCGAGCTCGGCAAGAAGGCCCGCTCGTAGCTTCGCGGGCTAGCGCTCGAGCTCGAACGGCTTGGGCGCGTCCTCGGCCGGAGCTTCCTCCTCCGCCGGCGGCTCGACCTGCTGCAGGCCGAGCGGGTCCTCGATGCGCAGGCCCTGCTGCGCGCCCGACTCGGCGTCGCGCGCGCGCACGTGCAGGATGCCGTTCTCGTCGATGCGGAAGGCGACCTCGATCTTCGGCTCCATGCGCCGCGCGGGCGCGATGCCCTCGAGGATGAACGAGCCCAGCAGCTGGTTGTCGTGCACCGCCTTCGAGCGGCCCTGGAACACGCGGATCTCGACTTCGGCCTGTCCGTCCTGATTGGTGGTGAACACGCGCTGGTACTCGGTGGGCACCACCACGTTCTGGTCGATCAGCACCGTGAACAGGTCGCCGACCGAGGCGATGCCCAGCGGCAGCGAAGTCACGTCGCGCAGGTTCACGCGCCGTGCGTTCTTGTGCTCGACGGCGCTCTTCAGGTTCTCGACCACCTGCTCCTGCGCGCCCTTGGCGGCGGCCACGCTCTCCTGCAGGCGCTCCTTGGCCATGTCGAGCAGCTCGGCGGCGGCGCCGGTCGGGAGCTCGTCGGCGAGCTTCTCGATCAGCTCCGCGGCCTTGTAGTCGATCTGCAGCAGCTCGTCCTTCAGCCCCTTCACCGCTTCGGGCAGGTCGGATTCGGCGACCTTGCCGCGCTCGATCAGCTCGCTGAACTCGCTCGGCGCCTTCTTCGCGGCGGCCTTCTTCTTCGTGCCGGGATCGGGCTTGGCCTTGGTCTTCGTCTGGGTCTTCGGGCCGGGATCGGGCGCGGGTGCGGCGGGCGCGGGCGGAGCCGCTTGGGTCTTGGCCTTGGTCTTCGTCTTGGTCTTCGGCGCGTCGGGCGCCTTCGCCTCGACCTTCGGCGGCGCGGGGGCCTTCGGCTCCTCGGGCTCACTGACTCCGAAGGTGATCGGGCCGAGCGTGCTGACCGGGCCGCCCTGGGTGACGCCGAACTGGGTCGGGACCGGGCCGTCGCCCTCGGTCGCCTTGAGCAGGGTCGAGAGGCGCGCCGCCAGGCCCTGGTCGTCGAGCGGCTTCGAGCGCAGCTGCTGGACCTCGTCGAGGATCTTGCGCGCGACCGCCGTCTCGCGCAGCGCGACGGCGTAGGCGTCCTCGGCGGCGTCGACCGCCTCTTCCTTCAGGGTGTCGGCGGTGAGTGAGTAGGCGTAGAGCGCCGCGCCCATCGCCACCACCTCGTCGGGGTTGATGTCGCGCCGCGCCTCGCGGCCGAAGAACTTCTTCACGGCCTCGCGCACCGAGAGCATGCGGCTCTGGCCGCCGACCAGCAGGATCTCGCCGATCTCGTTCTTCACCACGCGAGCGGTCGAGATACAGCGCTCGCACAGCTCGAGCGTGCGCTGCACCAGCGGGCGGCACAGCTCGTCGAGCTTGGCGCGCGTGAGCGTGCGCTCGAAGTTCGGCCGGCTGCCGTCGGGCATGCGCGTGAAGAACGGCAGCTGGATCGAGGTGGTCTCGACGTCGGACAGCTCGACCTTGGCCTTCTCGGCGGCCTCCTTCAGGCGCAGCCGCGCCG harbors:
- a CDS encoding Hsp70 family protein — translated: MSGRAIGIDLGTLNSCVAVVEEGKVVVLADEARTTIPSCVAIQGDRELVGAAAKRQAVSAPQSTILAVKRLIGHPFDSDEVRAAAKRLPYALKASPLGSVLFEVAGKELTPVQVSAKILQKVREVAEHNLGEPVKQAVISVPAHFNDVQRKATKLAAEYAGLEVLRLINEPTAAAFAYGYKKHKDFTLAVYDLGGGTFDVTIMRARGDTFEVVATDGDSYLGGEDFDYAIAEWLEQEFKKEFNRDLSSDPSARLRLKEAAEKAKVELSDVETTSIQLPFFTRMPDGSRPNFERTLTRAKLDELCRPLVQRTLELCERCISTARVVKNEIGEILLVGGQSRMLSVREAVKKFFGREARRDINPDEVVAMGAALYAYSLTADTLKEEAVDAAEDAYAVALRETAVARKILDEVQQLRSKPLDDQGLAARLSTLLKATEGDGPVPTQFGVTQGGPVSTLGPITFGVSEPEEPKAPAPPKVEAKAPDAPKTKTKTKAKTQAAPPAPAAPAPDPGPKTQTKTKAKPDPGTKKKAAAKKAPSEFSELIERGKVAESDLPEAVKGLKDELLQIDYKAAELIEKLADELPTGAAAELLDMAKERLQESVAAAKGAQEQVVENLKSAVEHKNARRVNLRDVTSLPLGIASVGDLFTVLIDQNVVVPTEYQRVFTTNQDGQAEVEIRVFQGRSKAVHDNQLLGSFILEGIAPARRMEPKIEVAFRIDENGILHVRARDAESGAQQGLRIEDPLGLQQVEPPAEEEAPAEDAPKPFELER